In one Bradyrhizobium sp. 4 genomic region, the following are encoded:
- a CDS encoding Crp/Fnr family transcriptional regulator, protein MDHATRVENRLLAALPPADFALLAPHLRKVVLERDAVLVRSGDRINHLLFPCSGAIAFIVDLPNGQTVATGLVGHEGAIGLTSALGASRSPLTAVVRVPGAVLQIPAAQFLPALGRSPAIASMVQIFTRSLLTQFQHVAACNALHSVEARMACWLLQIHDRANGSNLLPLTQETMSELLGVRRTTVTHVVRALRASRALKSSRRGQLEIDRPRLEAVACECYKVMSRRIDRIISRGGAGLIQAAPARDAYQPPGNRLSRAGS, encoded by the coding sequence ATGGATCACGCGACCAGAGTTGAGAATCGATTGTTAGCAGCGTTGCCGCCGGCGGATTTTGCCTTGCTTGCACCTCATCTGCGGAAGGTCGTGCTCGAGCGCGACGCAGTGCTGGTCCGATCGGGCGACCGGATCAATCACCTTCTCTTCCCCTGCAGTGGCGCGATTGCCTTTATTGTGGACTTGCCGAACGGGCAGACCGTCGCGACGGGGCTGGTCGGCCATGAGGGTGCCATCGGTCTGACGTCGGCGCTTGGCGCATCCCGCTCCCCCCTGACGGCGGTGGTCCGCGTCCCAGGGGCCGTGCTGCAGATCCCGGCGGCGCAATTTCTGCCGGCGCTGGGTCGCAGCCCCGCGATCGCATCCATGGTGCAGATCTTCACGAGATCGCTGCTGACGCAATTTCAGCACGTCGCGGCCTGCAATGCACTGCACTCCGTCGAAGCTCGGATGGCCTGCTGGCTGCTTCAAATTCATGACCGGGCGAATGGCAGCAATCTCCTCCCTTTGACCCAGGAGACTATGTCGGAGCTACTGGGCGTCCGACGCACCACGGTCACGCATGTTGTGAGGGCGTTGCGCGCGTCAAGAGCGTTGAAATCCAGCCGCCGCGGTCAGCTCGAGATTGACCGGCCGCGGCTCGAAGCCGTGGCATGCGAGTGCTACAAGGTGATGAGCCGCAGGATCGATCGGATAATATCGCGTGGCGGAGCAGGACTTATTCAAGCGGCGCCGGCACGAGACGCCTACCAGCCGCCCGGCAACCGACTATCCAGGGCAGGCTCGTAG
- a CDS encoding endonuclease/exonuclease/phosphatase family protein yields MRHYSISRLLTWNIAGKRRDGVTDLARIVAVARQTLDADVFCFQEVSANFSRFGDGADQSAQLAALLPGYSAIFRPAIETVERDGNLHHFGNMTLSRLPVLQIANHLLPWPGVGRVRSMRRHTLEVTVRASFGAIHVVNTHLEFHSAVQREAKIARLLDLQEDASMSPKQAGSRHDEPYGSQTVAASSLLCGDFNSDVADPQHALIARTGRPGLAYRDAWTADRPGRARAPTCGIYDRAQRADGPDCRDFIFVTEDLTGYVRSIEVNEATAHQPIVIKLSE; encoded by the coding sequence TTGAGACACTACAGTATTTCGAGACTTCTCACCTGGAACATTGCCGGAAAACGCCGCGACGGCGTGACCGATCTGGCGAGGATCGTTGCCGTCGCCCGACAGACGCTCGATGCCGACGTGTTCTGCTTCCAGGAGGTGAGCGCGAATTTCTCGAGATTTGGTGATGGAGCGGATCAGAGCGCACAGCTGGCAGCCCTGTTGCCCGGCTACTCCGCAATATTCCGACCTGCTATCGAAACTGTCGAACGTGATGGCAACCTCCATCACTTCGGCAATATGACGCTGTCCCGGTTGCCCGTGCTGCAGATTGCCAACCACCTGCTGCCATGGCCGGGTGTAGGCAGGGTGCGCAGCATGCGCCGTCACACTTTGGAGGTGACGGTTCGGGCCTCGTTTGGCGCGATCCACGTCGTCAACACGCATCTCGAGTTTCATTCGGCAGTCCAGCGCGAGGCAAAGATCGCGCGGCTGCTGGATTTGCAGGAGGACGCGTCGATGAGTCCGAAGCAGGCCGGCTCCCGGCACGATGAGCCGTACGGAAGTCAAACCGTCGCTGCGTCGAGCCTGCTGTGTGGCGATTTCAATTCTGATGTTGCCGACCCTCAGCACGCATTGATTGCCCGAACTGGCCGGCCTGGTCTGGCGTATCGGGATGCATGGACCGCCGATCGTCCCGGCCGCGCGCGTGCGCCGACTTGCGGAATCTACGACCGCGCGCAGCGGGCCGACGGGCCCGACTGCCGCGACTTCATTTTCGTGACGGAAGATTTGACCGGCTACGTTCGCAGCATCGAGGTCAACGAAGCGACCGCGCACCAGCCCATTGTAATCAAGCTTTCGGAATAG
- a CDS encoding DUF2939 domain-containing protein: MRWLIGILAAFLICLFIYAGSAFVSVLGLVSAVRSADAAQVMARTNLPRLRHSVVDQVVSAYLDRIGRKRPVQPFERMAVNAFGATIADDLAVKLMTPENLSVLLRSGTVRNAAENITFGTMSSFAELDLSNIFVFVGG; the protein is encoded by the coding sequence ATGAGGTGGCTCATTGGCATCCTGGCGGCGTTCCTGATCTGCCTCTTCATCTACGCCGGGTCAGCCTTCGTTTCGGTCTTGGGCCTGGTTTCGGCCGTGCGAAGCGCAGACGCCGCTCAGGTGATGGCCCGGACTAATCTTCCGCGCCTCCGTCATTCGGTAGTCGATCAGGTTGTGTCCGCTTATCTCGACCGAATTGGCCGAAAGCGGCCGGTGCAGCCGTTCGAACGAATGGCAGTCAACGCATTCGGTGCGACAATTGCCGACGATCTCGCGGTCAAGCTCATGACACCGGAAAATTTGTCCGTCCTGTTGAGGAGCGGCACCGTCCGCAACGCGGCAGAAAACATTACATTTGGGACGATGTCTTCGTTTGCCGAGCTTGACCTTTCGAACATCTTTGTGTTCGTGGGCGGATAA
- a CDS encoding glycosyltransferase translates to MSSVDVVFPCFRYGRFLRECVESVLTQSGPELRVLIIDDASPDNTAEVAEELVCSDPRVSYCRHTSNQGLIATANEGIAWARADYMLLLSADDYLLPDALSRSVELLDDHPSVAFAFGGAVVLDQRGERSRRRTGVGSRTRVLSGLDFIALSGAKNIVLSPTVVVRTCLQKRGGYLADLPYASDMEMWLRLAAHGDVGVIAADQAVYRAHSANMSSEPSREQDLLQRKAAIEHFLDSSAARFTNAADLRIRMNHMLALEAIGCASAAFNEGAMESSARLSKLALSIDPSVQRSRRWWFLACKKVLGSREWQLVRPAVEWFRSIVRKDHR, encoded by the coding sequence ATGAGTTCGGTAGACGTGGTTTTTCCCTGCTTCCGGTATGGGCGCTTCCTGCGAGAGTGCGTCGAGAGCGTTTTGACGCAATCCGGCCCCGAACTGCGCGTGCTTATTATCGATGATGCGTCGCCGGACAATACAGCGGAAGTTGCGGAAGAGTTAGTCTGCTCCGATCCCCGCGTCAGTTATTGCCGGCACACCTCGAATCAAGGGCTGATTGCTACCGCCAATGAAGGCATCGCCTGGGCGAGAGCCGACTACATGCTTCTGCTGTCTGCGGACGATTACCTGTTGCCCGATGCCCTTTCGAGATCCGTCGAACTGTTGGACGATCATCCGTCCGTCGCTTTCGCCTTCGGCGGCGCGGTTGTTCTTGATCAACGCGGGGAGCGTTCGCGGCGTCGAACAGGCGTGGGATCGAGAACCCGTGTTTTGTCCGGACTTGATTTCATTGCACTTAGCGGCGCAAAAAACATTGTGCTGTCACCAACCGTCGTGGTTCGCACATGCCTGCAGAAACGCGGCGGGTATTTGGCTGATTTACCCTACGCCTCTGACATGGAAATGTGGTTACGGCTCGCCGCACACGGGGATGTCGGGGTCATTGCCGCTGACCAAGCCGTGTATCGAGCGCACTCGGCCAATATGTCAAGTGAGCCTTCGCGGGAGCAAGACCTGCTCCAACGCAAGGCAGCGATAGAACATTTCCTGGATAGTAGCGCCGCGAGGTTCACCAACGCTGCTGATCTTCGTATCCGGATGAACCACATGTTGGCACTTGAAGCGATCGGCTGCGCAAGCGCTGCCTTCAATGAAGGCGCGATGGAGAGCTCAGCACGCCTGTCTAAACTTGCCCTGAGTATTGATCCGAGCGTTCAAAGATCGCGTCGTTGGTGGTTTCTCGCCTGCAAGAAGGTTCTTGGGTCGCGAGAATGGCAGCTGGTGCGGCCTGCAGTTGAATGGTTTAGATCTATCGTGCGGAAGGACCACCGCTGA
- a CDS encoding FkbM family methyltransferase has translation MGANEGQYAELLRSIGYDGQIVSFEPVPRLAKALRAKAVYDASWYVESVALDSTRRHVEFNVASSHSLSSLHTPLSGGVFERDIAASERIGIDTDTLDDYFRKYQKTLGFKRAFLKMDTQGHDLSVAAGAGEMLSEFYGLQSEVAIAPLYQDQPSLREAVTFYEERGFAINAVLPTHYAFPTLIEVDFLFINRRRIHTDLTTSYRRQRRKSAEVWPGANETNKAV, from the coding sequence GTGGGCGCAAACGAGGGGCAATATGCCGAGTTGCTGAGATCTATCGGTTACGACGGCCAGATTGTTTCGTTTGAACCTGTCCCGCGACTCGCAAAGGCGCTGCGCGCAAAAGCTGTCTACGACGCGAGTTGGTATGTTGAGAGCGTTGCATTGGATTCAACGCGACGACATGTCGAATTTAATGTGGCATCGTCCCATTCACTATCGTCTCTGCATACGCCGCTGTCGGGTGGCGTGTTTGAGCGGGATATAGCCGCGTCAGAAAGAATCGGCATCGACACAGACACGCTCGATGATTACTTTCGCAAATATCAGAAAACGCTTGGGTTCAAGCGTGCCTTCCTGAAAATGGATACTCAAGGGCATGACCTCTCCGTTGCCGCGGGAGCCGGCGAGATGCTCTCAGAATTCTATGGCCTCCAATCCGAAGTGGCAATCGCTCCGTTGTACCAAGACCAGCCGAGCCTGAGAGAAGCCGTAACATTTTACGAAGAACGAGGCTTTGCCATAAATGCAGTCCTTCCCACGCACTACGCGTTTCCCACCCTGATCGAGGTCGATTTCCTATTCATAAACAGGCGTCGCATCCACACTGACCTAACAACGAGCTATCGACGGCAGCGCCGTAAATCCGCTGAGGTATGGCCAGGCGCGAACGAAACTAACAAGGCCGTATAG